A portion of the Micromonospora vinacea genome contains these proteins:
- a CDS encoding GNAT family N-acetyltransferase: MPDITVRPLRDDDAERVLAIYQSGLDAGNASFETTAPTWPVFDAAKLPEHRFVAVNPDDTVLGWIAVAPTSARAVYAGVVEHSVYVDPAAQGRGVARLLLDTLIASTEAAGIWTIQSGVFPDNAASLTLHERAGFRVIGVRERVGRHHGRWRDVVLLERRSPVVS; the protein is encoded by the coding sequence ATGCCCGACATCACCGTGCGCCCCCTGCGGGACGACGACGCCGAGCGGGTGCTGGCTATCTACCAGTCGGGACTCGACGCCGGCAACGCCAGCTTCGAGACGACCGCACCGACCTGGCCGGTGTTCGACGCGGCGAAGCTGCCCGAGCACCGCTTCGTTGCCGTCAACCCGGATGACACGGTGCTTGGTTGGATCGCGGTCGCACCCACCTCGGCCCGTGCGGTCTACGCCGGTGTGGTGGAGCACTCCGTCTACGTCGACCCCGCCGCGCAGGGCCGCGGCGTCGCCCGGCTGCTGCTGGACACGCTGATCGCCTCCACCGAAGCCGCTGGTATCTGGACCATCCAGTCCGGAGTGTTCCCCGACAACGCCGCCAGCCTCACCCTGCACGAGCGGGCCGGCTTCCGGGTCATCGGCGTGCGCGAGCGGGTCGGTCGCCATCACGGCCGCTGGCGCGACGTCGTGCTGCTCGAGCGGCGCAGTCCCGTCGTCAGCTGA
- a CDS encoding ArsR/SmtB family transcription factor, which produces MTELLDRTTAQTYASWFRALADPTRVQIVEYLARQAQAMSVREIVTAIGLAQSTVSQHLKILTEVRFVLVEPVGTARHYRVNDACVDCFPSAADVVMGRPAPSPNGAC; this is translated from the coding sequence GTGACCGAGCTACTCGATCGGACGACGGCGCAGACATACGCGTCGTGGTTCCGGGCGCTGGCCGACCCAACCCGGGTGCAGATCGTCGAGTACCTTGCCCGGCAGGCTCAGGCGATGAGCGTGAGGGAGATCGTCACCGCGATCGGGCTGGCGCAGTCCACTGTCTCGCAGCACCTGAAGATCCTCACCGAGGTGCGATTCGTCCTCGTCGAGCCGGTCGGCACCGCCCGTCACTACCGGGTCAACGACGCCTGCGTCGACTGCTTCCCCTCCGCCGCGGACGTGGTCATGGGTCGGCCCGCTCCCAGTCCGAACGGAGCCTGCTGA
- a CDS encoding ArsR/SmtB family transcription factor, whose protein sequence is MSKQAASLTLADVTAEAFCCQPLAQHRVPAETAAVLAPAFKALGDPVRLQLMSMIASADNGEACVCDLTPAFNLSGPTISHHLKSLREAGLVDSERRGTWVYYRARPAVLRQLAALLTVEPVTAS, encoded by the coding sequence ATGTCGAAGCAAGCTGCGTCTCTCACCCTCGCCGACGTGACCGCCGAGGCGTTCTGCTGCCAGCCCCTGGCGCAGCACCGTGTGCCGGCCGAGACCGCCGCGGTGCTCGCGCCGGCGTTCAAGGCCCTCGGTGACCCGGTCCGCCTGCAGCTGATGTCGATGATCGCCTCCGCTGACAACGGCGAGGCGTGTGTGTGTGACCTCACCCCCGCCTTCAACCTCAGCGGCCCGACCATCTCGCATCACCTCAAGAGCCTGCGCGAGGCTGGCCTCGTGGACTCCGAGCGGCGCGGCACGTGGGTGTACTACCGAGCCCGACCGGCGGTGCTGCGCCAACTCGCGGCGCTGCTCACCGTCGAACCGGTGACCGCTTCGTAG
- a CDS encoding flavin-containing monooxygenase, whose product MITSLEPVVIVGGGQSGLAAARAALSAGLRPVVLEAGAAPVGSWPDYYDSLTLFSPARYSSLPGVAFDGGDPDRYPARDEVVAYLRRYAGSIDAEIRTGARVTAVHPRPSGGYLVHTDNGDEIAAAGIVAASGSFGNPYLPVLPGQDAYAGEVRHVAHYRRPVPYAGKRVLVVGAGNSAIQVAYELAPHARVTLATRAPIQFLPQRIRGRDLHHWLRVTGADLLPRAILARLIRHAAVLDTGVYRDAITAGLLTRREMFTAFTADGVIWADGTHEPVDAVLFATGYRPNLDYLAPLGALDDGMPCHVGGVSTTHLGLVYLGLEFQRSFSSNTLRGVGRDASHVVAALAGDESGGSRRRRQSTKRSPVRR is encoded by the coding sequence GTGATCACCTCCTTAGAGCCGGTCGTCATCGTCGGTGGCGGCCAGTCCGGTCTCGCCGCCGCCCGCGCCGCCCTCTCCGCTGGCCTGCGCCCCGTCGTCCTGGAAGCAGGCGCCGCACCGGTGGGGTCCTGGCCCGACTACTACGACAGCCTCACCCTGTTCTCCCCGGCCCGATACAGCTCCCTGCCCGGCGTGGCGTTCGACGGGGGAGACCCCGACCGCTACCCGGCCCGCGATGAAGTCGTCGCCTATCTGCGCCGCTACGCCGGGAGCATCGACGCCGAGATCCGCACCGGCGCCCGGGTCACCGCTGTGCACCCGCGCCCGAGCGGTGGCTACCTCGTCCACACCGACAACGGCGACGAGATCGCCGCGGCGGGCATCGTCGCCGCGAGCGGCTCCTTCGGCAATCCGTACCTGCCGGTGCTGCCCGGCCAGGACGCCTACGCTGGCGAGGTGCGGCACGTCGCGCACTATCGGCGGCCCGTGCCGTATGCCGGCAAGCGGGTCCTCGTCGTGGGCGCGGGGAACTCCGCCATCCAGGTCGCCTACGAACTCGCGCCACACGCGAGGGTCACCCTGGCCACCCGGGCGCCGATCCAGTTCCTGCCGCAGCGCATCCGGGGCCGGGACCTGCACCACTGGCTCCGCGTCACGGGCGCGGACCTGCTGCCCAGGGCGATACTCGCCCGCCTGATTCGCCACGCGGCCGTGCTCGACACCGGCGTTTACCGCGACGCGATCACAGCCGGCCTGCTGACCCGCCGGGAGATGTTCACCGCTTTCACCGCCGACGGCGTCATCTGGGCCGACGGTACGCACGAGCCGGTCGACGCGGTGCTCTTCGCGACCGGCTACCGCCCGAACCTCGACTACCTCGCCCCGCTCGGAGCCCTGGATGACGGGATGCCCTGCCATGTGGGGGGTGTCTCCACGACCCACCTGGGACTGGTCTACCTCGGGTTGGAGTTCCAGCGGTCGTTCTCGTCGAACACCCTGCGCGGCGTCGGGCGCGACGCGTCCCACGTCGTCGCCGCCCTGGCTGGCGACGAGTCCGGCGGATCGCGGCGCCGCCGGCAGTCTACGAAGCGGTCACCGGTTCGACGGTGA
- a CDS encoding ArsR/SmtB family transcription factor, which produces MDQPEPAAVAPGVGPTGLAPDTQEFLKALGSPTRQRIMMLFSRGAELSVGEVAEQAGISQATASQQLTLLRRGRIVTSRRAGKTVYYRADRDGAVAALAELQSYLMTCC; this is translated from the coding sequence ATGGATCAGCCAGAACCGGCAGCGGTCGCGCCCGGCGTCGGACCGACCGGACTGGCGCCGGACACGCAGGAGTTCCTCAAGGCGTTGGGCAGCCCGACGCGACAGCGGATCATGATGCTGTTCTCCCGAGGCGCTGAGCTGTCCGTCGGGGAAGTCGCTGAGCAGGCCGGCATCAGCCAGGCGACGGCGTCGCAGCAGCTGACCCTGTTGCGCCGGGGTCGGATCGTGACCTCGCGGCGCGCGGGGAAGACGGTGTACTACCGCGCCGACCGCGACGGCGCTGTCGCGGCGCTGGCCGAGCTGCAGTCGTACCTCATGACCTGCTGCTGA
- a CDS encoding arsenate reductase/protein-tyrosine-phosphatase family protein: MAIEFASLQARARVHAALGDPARLAVVDALTLGDASPGEIAHDLQMPTNLVAHHVKVLSEAGLLVRGRSEGDRRRTYLRLRPEALATLTPAPLTGVGRVVFVCTHNSARSQLAAALWSDRTHTSAASAGTKPAERIHPRAVAVAHRHGLQLDVAGTAHVTDIVRDDDLLIAVCDNAHEELNGPVRPRLHWSVPDPVRVDTDAAFEAAFADLAARIDRVAPVITPATSSGDRHD, translated from the coding sequence ATGGCTATTGAGTTTGCTTCCCTGCAGGCGCGCGCCCGGGTCCACGCCGCGCTCGGCGATCCTGCGCGCCTGGCGGTCGTCGACGCGCTCACCCTGGGCGACGCCTCTCCCGGCGAGATCGCCCACGACCTTCAGATGCCGACGAATCTGGTCGCCCACCACGTCAAGGTCCTCAGCGAAGCCGGTTTGCTCGTCCGAGGCCGGTCCGAGGGAGACCGCCGTCGCACCTACCTGCGCCTGCGACCCGAGGCCCTGGCCACGCTGACGCCAGCGCCACTGACCGGCGTGGGTCGGGTGGTCTTCGTCTGCACCCACAACTCGGCCCGCTCGCAGCTCGCCGCCGCCCTTTGGTCCGACCGCACCCACACCTCGGCGGCGTCCGCCGGAACGAAGCCCGCAGAGCGGATTCATCCGCGCGCGGTCGCCGTGGCTCACCGCCATGGGCTGCAGTTGGACGTGGCCGGCACGGCGCACGTCACGGACATTGTGCGCGATGACGACCTGCTCATCGCCGTCTGCGACAACGCCCACGAGGAACTCAACGGCCCGGTCCGGCCCCGGCTGCACTGGTCGGTGCCCGACCCGGTTCGCGTCGACACCGACGCCGCGTTCGAGGCCGCGTTCGCCGACCTCGCCGCCCGCATCGACCGCGTCGCCCCCGTCATCACCCCCGCCACGAGTTCGGGAGACCGCCATGACTGA
- a CDS encoding arsenate reductase ArsC produces MTDTSAYLREDLSIDQQLALRTAAARLAAEFDGTYGTETVERFLHASYDQFATVGSVPNYLPLLAERFARQRLQALARVEGHHHDGLPVALFLCTHNAGRSQMALGFFTHLARAKAVAWSGGSEPGIEVNPAAVAAMAERGIDISDEFPKPWTDEVVRAADVVVTMGCGDACPVFPGTRYENWDLDDPAGLDLADVRPIRDEIERRVRRLLDDLNVPANR; encoded by the coding sequence ATGACTGACACCAGCGCGTACCTGCGCGAAGACCTCTCCATCGACCAGCAGCTCGCTCTGCGCACCGCCGCCGCCCGCCTCGCCGCCGAGTTCGACGGCACCTACGGCACCGAGACTGTGGAGCGGTTTCTGCACGCCAGCTACGACCAGTTCGCCACTGTCGGGAGTGTCCCCAACTACCTGCCCCTGCTGGCCGAGCGCTTCGCCCGCCAGCGCCTGCAGGCTCTTGCCCGCGTCGAGGGGCACCACCACGACGGCCTCCCGGTGGCGCTGTTCCTGTGCACCCACAACGCCGGTCGCTCTCAGATGGCGCTCGGCTTCTTCACCCATCTCGCCCGCGCCAAAGCCGTCGCCTGGTCCGGCGGTAGCGAACCAGGAATCGAGGTCAACCCGGCGGCGGTCGCCGCGATGGCCGAGCGCGGCATCGACATCTCCGACGAGTTTCCCAAGCCCTGGACCGACGAGGTCGTCCGCGCCGCCGACGTGGTGGTCACGATGGGCTGCGGCGACGCCTGCCCCGTCTTCCCCGGCACTCGCTACGAAAACTGGGACCTCGACGACCCGGCCGGCCTCGACCTGGCCGACGTCCGACCCATCCGCGACGAAATAGAACGCCGCGTCCGCCGCCTGCTCGACGACCTCAACGTCCCCGCGAACCGGTAA
- a CDS encoding aquaporin translates to MTIALRRRLLAEFTGTALLVTAVVGSGIMATTLSPDDVGLQLLENSIATAFALGALILIFGPVSGAHFNPVVSAADWFLGRRAGTGLTSRDLAGYVPAQILGAIGGSILANLMFDLTAVDFAGKDRAAGHLWLGEVVATTGLILLIFALARSGRAPVAPAAVGAYIGAAYWFTSSTSFANPAVTIGRAFTDTFAGIAPASVPGFVIAQIVGLAIGICLLAALYPDAGKAADQVVVPTSERDPALDPRT, encoded by the coding sequence ATGACCATCGCACTCCGGCGGCGCCTGCTGGCCGAGTTCACCGGCACCGCACTGCTGGTCACCGCCGTGGTCGGCTCCGGCATCATGGCCACCACCCTCTCCCCCGACGATGTCGGGCTCCAGTTGCTGGAGAACTCGATCGCCACCGCGTTCGCCCTGGGCGCCCTGATCCTGATCTTCGGCCCGGTCTCCGGCGCGCACTTCAACCCGGTCGTCTCCGCCGCGGACTGGTTCCTCGGCCGCCGCGCCGGCACCGGCCTCACCAGCCGTGATCTCGCCGGTTACGTCCCCGCCCAGATCCTCGGGGCAATCGGCGGGTCGATCCTCGCGAACCTCATGTTCGACCTGACCGCCGTTGACTTCGCCGGCAAGGACCGCGCGGCCGGACACCTGTGGCTCGGTGAGGTCGTCGCGACCACTGGGCTGATCCTGCTGATCTTCGCCCTCGCCCGCTCCGGTCGCGCGCCGGTCGCCCCCGCCGCCGTCGGCGCCTACATCGGCGCGGCGTACTGGTTCACCTCGTCCACCTCGTTCGCAAACCCGGCCGTGACAATCGGGCGGGCGTTCACCGACACCTTCGCCGGCATCGCCCCCGCCTCCGTACCCGGCTTCGTCATCGCCCAGATCGTCGGCCTCGCCATCGGCATCTGCCTCCTGGCCGCCCTTTACCCCGACGCCGGGAAGGCCGCCGACCAGGTTGTCGTCCCGACCAGCGAGCGCGATCCAGCGCTCGACCCTCGCACGTGA
- a CDS encoding arsenate reductase ArsC translates to MPDKPSVLFVCVHNAGRSQMAAGWLRHLAGDRVEVRSAGSAPAETVNPAAVQAMHEVGIDITDQSPKLLEYATAESSDVIVTMGCGDACPVFPGKRYEDWKLDDPAGKGVESVRPIRDEIRSRVEKLLAELIPAA, encoded by the coding sequence ATGCCCGACAAGCCCAGCGTCCTGTTCGTCTGCGTGCACAACGCCGGTCGCTCCCAGATGGCCGCCGGCTGGCTGCGCCACCTCGCCGGCGACAGAGTCGAGGTCCGCTCCGCCGGCTCCGCCCCCGCAGAAACCGTCAACCCGGCTGCCGTGCAGGCCATGCACGAGGTCGGCATCGACATCACCGACCAGAGCCCGAAGCTCCTCGAGTACGCCACCGCCGAGTCGTCGGACGTCATCGTGACCATGGGCTGCGGTGACGCCTGCCCTGTCTTCCCCGGGAAGCGCTACGAGGACTGGAAGCTCGACGATCCGGCCGGCAAGGGCGTCGAGTCCGTCCGCCCCATCCGCGACGAGATCCGCAGCCGCGTGGAGAAGCTCCTCGCCGAACTCATCCCTGCTGCCTGA
- a CDS encoding FAD-dependent monooxygenase: MSAVEVLVVGAGPTGLAMAGQLAALGVRVRVVDRSLDRVRESRALAIQPRTLEVLASLGVTDEMVAVGNRAVRLCLHARGRARTVPLFDLGLSGTAYPYLLFLSQAETERILGEHLAAVGLDIERGVELVGLDRAVDGAVATLRHGDGRAERVAARYVVGCDGAHSAVRHLAGIGFEGAAYPQTFVLADLEADGLDTGTAHVFLSERGMLFFFPLGHPRTWRLLVMRPPAEVASPDAPVTLHEVQALADTYTDATVRLRDPVWMTNFRLHHRAATHYRAGSVFLAGDAAHIHSPAGAQGMNTGIQDAVNLGWKLAQALRGNATSALLDTYEIERAPVGRMVLRFSDRAFIVATSTNPAVRFARTRIAPALIPVVLASRFVRASAFRTVSQLGISYRNSPLSVEGPRPSRTGPRPGDRLPDAPLPGTGDASTLHRLTSTSGWHLLLCGLSAAWPAGDTVRLAGEQLTVHRLAEPDATAAAATSDTQALRRLGFGPGANGVLLVRPDGHIGYRAGGTDLTGLFAYLDRWLGS; this comes from the coding sequence GTGAGCGCCGTCGAGGTTTTGGTGGTCGGGGCGGGGCCAACCGGACTGGCCATGGCCGGGCAGTTGGCCGCCTTGGGTGTGCGGGTCCGGGTGGTGGATCGGTCTCTCGACCGGGTGCGGGAGTCCCGTGCCCTGGCGATTCAGCCCCGCACCCTGGAGGTGCTCGCCAGTCTCGGGGTGACTGACGAGATGGTGGCCGTCGGGAACCGCGCCGTGCGGCTGTGTCTGCACGCACGGGGGCGGGCGCGAACCGTGCCGCTGTTCGATTTGGGTCTGTCCGGCACCGCGTATCCCTATCTGCTCTTCCTGTCGCAGGCGGAGACCGAGCGGATCCTGGGTGAGCACCTCGCGGCGGTGGGGCTTGACATCGAACGGGGTGTCGAGCTGGTGGGGCTGGACCGTGCCGTCGACGGTGCGGTGGCGACGCTGCGGCACGGAGACGGCCGGGCGGAGCGGGTGGCGGCCCGGTACGTGGTGGGTTGCGACGGCGCACACAGCGCCGTGCGGCACCTCGCCGGAATCGGCTTCGAGGGCGCTGCGTATCCGCAGACGTTCGTCTTAGCTGACCTGGAGGCCGACGGCCTCGACACGGGGACGGCGCATGTCTTCTTGTCCGAGCGGGGAATGCTGTTCTTCTTCCCACTCGGCCATCCGAGGACCTGGCGGCTGCTGGTCATGCGGCCACCCGCCGAGGTGGCCTCACCAGACGCCCCGGTCACCCTGCACGAGGTGCAGGCACTCGCCGACACCTACACCGATGCGACGGTGCGCCTGCGTGATCCTGTCTGGATGACCAATTTCCGGCTGCACCACCGCGCCGCCACCCACTACCGGGCCGGTTCGGTGTTCCTGGCTGGCGACGCCGCGCACATCCACAGCCCCGCCGGCGCGCAGGGCATGAACACCGGCATCCAGGACGCCGTTAACCTCGGCTGGAAACTCGCCCAGGCCCTGCGGGGCAACGCCACCTCGGCCCTGCTGGATACCTACGAGATCGAACGGGCGCCTGTTGGCCGGATGGTGCTGCGCTTCAGCGACCGGGCGTTCATTGTCGCGACGTCCACCAATCCGGCAGTCCGGTTCGCTCGGACCCGGATCGCCCCCGCCCTCATCCCGGTCGTGCTCGCGTCGCGGTTCGTGCGGGCCTCCGCCTTCCGGACCGTGTCGCAGCTGGGCATCAGCTACCGGAACAGCCCGCTGTCGGTGGAAGGGCCGCGCCCATCGAGGACCGGTCCACGCCCTGGGGACCGGCTGCCCGACGCCCCGCTGCCCGGCACCGGAGACGCCAGCACGCTGCATCGGCTCACCTCCACGTCCGGATGGCACCTGCTGCTGTGTGGACTATCCGCTGCCTGGCCTGCCGGCGACACCGTGAGGCTGGCTGGGGAGCAACTCACCGTGCACCGGTTGGCCGAACCCGACGCCACCGCAGCGGCCGCCACGTCCGATACTCAGGCCTTGCGACGGTTGGGGTTCGGCCCCGGCGCTAATGGCGTGTTACTGGTCCGTCCCGACGGACACATCGGCTACCGGGCTGGTGGTACCGACCTGACCGGGCTGTTCGCCTACCTGGACCGCTGGCTCGGCTCCTAA
- a CDS encoding sulfotransferase domain-containing protein, translating to MPDEFEDWLRGPGDFSSNPVEDWSAFYQAWEEQAQGYDHATVLRFEDLKQRPVEVLEPALRELPVDVTADTLRAAAEASSFERMRAHEDAVLAQDAAGQQQPRMIRKGAVSGWTSWMTPGLAGYFSDPELGAVARQYGYDLPAPVRQAQSAG from the coding sequence GTGCCCGACGAGTTCGAGGACTGGCTGCGCGGTCCCGGTGACTTCTCGTCCAATCCGGTCGAGGACTGGTCGGCCTTCTACCAGGCCTGGGAAGAACAGGCCCAAGGGTACGACCATGCCACGGTACTGCGTTTCGAGGACCTCAAGCAGCGCCCGGTGGAGGTACTCGAGCCGGCGCTGCGCGAGCTTCCGGTGGACGTCACCGCGGACACCCTCCGCGCCGCCGCGGAGGCCAGCAGCTTCGAGCGGATGCGGGCGCACGAGGACGCCGTGCTGGCGCAGGACGCCGCAGGGCAGCAGCAACCGCGGATGATCCGCAAGGGCGCGGTGTCGGGCTGGACATCCTGGATGACACCGGGCCTGGCCGGGTACTTCTCCGATCCCGAGCTCGGTGCGGTGGCCCGGCAGTACGGATACGACCTGCCGGCACCCGTTCGACAGGCCCAATCGGCCGGATAG
- a CDS encoding MFS transporter yields the protein MESQTMAPAARPVRHGWPTALVLAGAMFLVLFDSLAVATALPDIGAEFRVPPAQLQWVVTLYSLTIGGFLVLGGRVCDVWGRRRVIVASLALTGTGLLLSGVAGTLALLLVGRVMQGLGAAFAIPAALASAATLFPDEPWRSRVFSVVAAAANTAGMAGAVLGGVITSYLGWRWVFIVVVPAAALAVVAGLLLLPADEPSGSRQERLDVTGAALVTGGLLAVIYGATRIGEHGPGLATVSPVLAGVLMLNALVWWERRVRNPIIKPSVVRSRRLVASCLAFGAHSAAYAAVVVVGSLQLQDVYSLSAAQAGIALAPVLLGAVISAAPAGRLVRRYGSRRVVALALLLCSITLALVAFGTAGSLTVLVVYLVLWGLSAGPIYVGLTRECIGDAAPEDRGLASALFESTTHVGGAISVAVYLTMIGAGSGYSSTQFIGAVVVGASVLTTLLIMPGAPARDPEHRA from the coding sequence ATGGAATCGCAGACGATGGCGCCCGCGGCGCGGCCGGTGAGGCATGGCTGGCCCACCGCTCTGGTGCTTGCCGGCGCTATGTTCCTGGTGCTGTTCGACAGCCTCGCCGTCGCCACGGCGCTGCCGGACATCGGCGCGGAGTTCAGAGTCCCGCCCGCGCAGCTGCAGTGGGTGGTGACCCTCTACTCGCTGACCATCGGTGGCTTCCTCGTCCTCGGCGGCCGCGTCTGCGACGTCTGGGGCCGGCGCCGGGTGATCGTCGCCAGTCTCGCGCTGACCGGGACCGGGCTGCTGCTCTCCGGGGTGGCGGGCACGCTGGCGCTCCTGCTGGTGGGCCGGGTGATGCAGGGCCTCGGGGCGGCGTTCGCCATTCCCGCGGCGCTGGCGTCGGCTGCCACCCTCTTTCCTGATGAGCCGTGGCGCAGCCGGGTGTTCTCCGTGGTGGCGGCCGCGGCGAACACGGCCGGCATGGCCGGGGCGGTCCTCGGCGGCGTGATCACTTCGTACCTCGGCTGGCGGTGGGTGTTCATCGTCGTTGTCCCGGCTGCGGCGCTCGCCGTGGTGGCTGGGCTGTTGTTGCTGCCGGCCGACGAGCCGTCCGGCAGCCGGCAGGAGCGGCTCGACGTCACCGGGGCGGCGTTGGTCACCGGTGGGCTGCTCGCCGTGATCTACGGAGCCACCCGGATCGGTGAGCACGGGCCAGGACTGGCGACGGTGTCGCCGGTCCTGGCTGGCGTGCTGATGCTGAACGCGCTGGTGTGGTGGGAGCGGCGGGTTCGCAACCCGATCATCAAGCCGTCGGTGGTGCGGTCCCGCCGGCTGGTGGCCAGCTGCCTGGCATTCGGTGCGCATTCGGCGGCGTACGCCGCGGTCGTGGTCGTGGGCAGCCTGCAGTTGCAGGACGTGTACTCGTTGTCCGCGGCGCAGGCCGGCATCGCGCTGGCTCCGGTGCTGCTCGGCGCCGTGATCAGTGCCGCTCCGGCCGGCCGGCTGGTACGGCGTTACGGCTCCCGCCGCGTCGTGGCGCTGGCTCTCCTGCTGTGTTCGATCACGTTGGCCCTGGTGGCGTTCGGCACCGCCGGGTCCCTGACCGTGCTGGTGGTGTACCTGGTCCTCTGGGGACTGAGCGCGGGCCCCATCTACGTGGGGCTGACCCGAGAGTGCATCGGCGACGCCGCGCCGGAGGATCGCGGGCTCGCCTCCGCGCTGTTCGAGTCGACCACGCACGTCGGCGGTGCGATCTCGGTCGCCGTCTACCTCACCATGATCGGTGCCGGCTCCGGATACAGCTCCACGCAGTTCATCGGGGCCGTGGTCGTCGGTGCGTCGGTCCTCACGACTCTGCTCATCATGCCCGGTGCTCCGGCGCGGGACCCGGAGCACCGGGCATGA
- a CDS encoding NAD-dependent epimerase/dehydratase family protein, with translation MTSAQEPPDDEITAELERYSRVAVTGGSGFVGRHLVSALAARHGDVVALDVAPPPVPHPRRTQTRHVDLRDAQAVEAAVADADLVIHLAGNASGTVSVERPRFDFETNAVATFNLCEALTKSGVARLVYLSSAMVYGVPQVAPLPETHPVAPFLPYASSKLAGEHAVIGFCHAFGLEATIGRAFTLYGPGEKPQIAGGEVSQFLRWHLRGRPIHAAGDPDRKTRDFCHVEDLVQGLLLLAVRGRSGEVYNIGSGTETSLRELAHVIETVTGEPARLVSDGTVTEDTYRMVADITKLGGLGYRPRIPLLDGVRNLADALGDRPELPGVDTIFRAEQRLAASSGRA, from the coding sequence ATGACGAGTGCGCAGGAACCGCCCGACGACGAGATCACCGCGGAACTCGAGCGGTACTCCCGGGTAGCGGTCACCGGAGGATCCGGATTCGTCGGCCGTCATCTGGTTTCGGCCCTGGCCGCGCGGCACGGGGATGTGGTCGCCCTTGACGTGGCACCCCCGCCCGTACCGCATCCGCGCCGCACCCAGACCCGCCATGTGGACCTGCGCGACGCCCAGGCCGTCGAGGCCGCCGTCGCCGATGCCGACCTGGTCATCCATCTGGCCGGGAACGCCAGCGGAACGGTCTCGGTCGAGCGGCCCCGCTTCGACTTCGAGACCAACGCGGTGGCGACTTTCAATCTCTGTGAAGCGCTGACGAAATCGGGCGTCGCCCGGCTCGTCTACCTCTCCTCGGCGATGGTGTACGGCGTCCCGCAGGTGGCTCCCTTGCCGGAGACGCACCCCGTTGCCCCCTTTCTGCCGTACGCGTCGTCGAAACTGGCCGGCGAACACGCGGTGATCGGCTTCTGCCACGCCTTCGGCCTCGAGGCCACCATCGGCCGGGCCTTTACGCTGTACGGCCCGGGGGAGAAGCCGCAGATCGCCGGCGGCGAGGTGTCCCAGTTCCTGCGCTGGCACCTGCGGGGCCGGCCGATCCACGCCGCCGGTGACCCGGACCGCAAGACCCGCGACTTCTGCCACGTCGAGGACCTGGTCCAAGGCCTGCTCCTACTCGCGGTGCGGGGCCGCAGTGGGGAGGTCTACAACATCGGCTCCGGCACCGAGACGTCTCTGCGGGAGCTCGCCCACGTCATCGAGACCGTGACCGGCGAACCCGCCCGGCTGGTCAGCGACGGAACGGTCACTGAGGACACGTACCGCATGGTTGCCGACATCACCAAGCTGGGTGGGCTTGGCTACCGTCCTCGCATACCCCTGCTGGACGGCGTCCGGAACCTCGCCGACGCGCTGGGCGACCGGCCCGAGTTGCCCGGCGTGGACACCATCTTCCGCGCGGAGCAGCGCCTCGCCGCCAGTTCCGGTCGGGCCTGA